The following DNA comes from Halobacillus litoralis.
GTCCCTTGCTCTTCACCTTGTTGATAGATTGAGAAGTTTGAAATCGGGGATACCATAATTCCTTTGAACCCTTCGCCAGTTGCAGGCCCATAGCCAGTTTTTTGGAGGACTTCTTCTTCTGTATATGGTCGTCTTTCTGTGTACATGAAGCGTTCTTTGTCTTGTTCACCGATTTGAGCGGGGATCTTCTGGCTTCCGCTTGAAGCAGGGAAGATATGGCTGACAACATTAGCGGCGACCACAATAAAAATGAACGTCCCTAAAATTGTTATGTTTTTTCCCATCTTTCCCCTCCTCAATTGTTATTACTACTATGCTACCATTATTTGGAAACCTTTGTTTTCCAGAAGGAATTTCGAATATTCATTTGACACCGCTTTCATAAAGTTATATAGTAATAGGCAACAAGTTAAACATGTGACGGAGATTTGGAGACTCACACTATTTTTGCGAACTTTACCCAAAGTTTGCAGTTTAGTGGGGGTCTCTTTTTTTTCGTACAAAAAATGAAAAAAGGAGTGGAGATCATGTCTGAATTTCTTGCGGAATTGATTGGAACGATGATTCTGATTATTTTTGGTGGCGGGGTTGTAGCTGGTGTCGTTTTGAAGGATTCGAAGGCTGAGGGCTCAGGATGGGTAGTCATCACCATCGCTTGGGGACTTGCGGTGACGATGGGCATCTATGCGATTGGCGGCTCTACAGGAGCGCACATCAACCCGGCGGTTACATTGGGGCTGGCGTCGATCGGGGATTTCCCTTGGGCGAAGGTTCCTTTATATATTAGTGCACAAATGATCGGTGCTTTCATTGGTGCAGGGGTCGTTTTTCTCAACTACCTACCGCACTGGCGTAAAACGAAGGACCAGGGAGCGAAAAAGGGAGTCTTCTGTACAGACCCAGCTGTCCGCAGTCCTTTTTCAAACTTGGTGACAGAAATGATCGGCACTTTCGTCTTGATGATGGGGATTTTGTTCATCGGGGCCAATGAATTCACAGAAGGGTTGAATCCGTTGATCGTCGGTGCTTTGATCGTTGCGATCGGGATGTCTCTTGGCGGGACGACCGGCTATGCGATCAACCCTGCACGTGACCTGGCACCGAGAATTGCGCACGCTGTTCTGCCGATTCCGGGTAAAGGCGGTTCTGATTGGGGATATGCCTGGATTCCGGTTGTCGGTCCGATATTAGGTGGAGTCTATGGTGCATTGTTTTATCAAGCGGTCTTCACGCAGGAATTTTCGCTGGCGTTCTGGGCGTTTTCCGCAATCGTTGCTGTCATCTTTGTCGGAGCGGCTAACGCTGAATTGAAAAAAGGGAGAACCATCGGCAATCAAGTAGAGGAAAAAGTAAGCTGATAAACTTTTACTAGAGGAGAGGATTTCTATGACGAAGCAGTATATTCTATCCATCGACCAGGGGACGACGAGTTCACGGGCGATTTTATTCAACAAGGCAGGAAAAATCGTGGAAACCGCACAAAAGGAATTCGAACAATTTTTCCCGAAACCAGGCTGGGTCGAGCACGATGCCAATGAGATTTGGACCTCTGTCCTTGCGTGCATCGCCGAAGTGTTGAGGAAAGCTGATGTCGAACCTGAGCAGATTGCCGGCATCGGGATTACGAACCAACGGGAAACAGCAGTTGTCTGGGACAAGCACACCGGAAAGCCGATTTATCATGCAGTGGTTTGGCAATCACGCCAGACGGAAGACATTTGTAAAGAATTGCGCGCAGCCGGTCACAACGAGTTGTTCCGTGAAAAAACAGGTTTGCTGCTCGATCCGTATTTCTCTGGTACGAAAGTGAAATGGATGCTCGACAATGTAGAAGGGGCCCGCGAGAAAGCGGACAATGGTGACCTTTTATTCGGAACGATCGATACATGGCTTGTCCATAAGCTTTCTGGTGGAAAAACGCATGTAACGGATTACTCCAATGCTTCCCGGACGTTGATGTATAACATCTATGACCTGGAATGGGATGATGAATTACTGGACATTTTAGGTGTTCCGAAGTCGATGCTGCCGGAAGTGAAACCATCCTCGGAAGTGTACGCAAATACCGTTGATTATCATTTCTTCGGCCATGAAGTGCCGATTGCCGGCATCGCTGGCGATCAGCAGGCTGCGCTATTCGGACAAGCTTGTTTTGAAAAAGGGATGGCGAAAAACACGTATGGCACTGGCTGCTTCATGTTGATGAACACAGGGGAAGAAGGCGTCGCTTCTGAGCACGGACTTTTGACAACGCTTGCTTGGGGGATTGATGGGAAAGTCGAATATGCCCTGGAAGGAAGCATCTTTGTTGCCGGTTCCGCGATCCAGTGGCTGCGGGACGGTTTGAAACTGATTGAAAGTGCAGCAGAGTCAGAGGATTATGCAACTAGCATTGATTCAGCGGATGGAGTTTATCTGGTCCCTGCCTTTGTCGGACTCGGGACGCCTTATTGGGATAGTGAGGCAAGAGGGGCCGTCTTCGGTTTGACACGCGGAACCTCAACCGCTCATTTCGTCCGCGCCACTCTTGAATCATTGGCTTACCAGACGAAGGATGTTCTTGATGCGATGATCGCAGATTCCGGCATTGATCTGAAAGCCCTTCGTGTAGATGGCGGGGCCGTGAAAAATAATTTCCTCATGCAGTTCCAAAGTGACATGCTCGGTGTTCCGGTCGAGCGTCCTGTCGTGCAAGAGACAACCGCTCTTGGTGCCGCCTTCCTGGCAGGTCTCGCCGTCGGCTATTGGAAAGATAAAGATGAAATCAAACAACAATCAGAGAACGAGCGCACCTTCACGGTTGAAATGAATGAAAATGAACGGGAAGACTTATATAGCGGCTGGCAAAAAGCGGTGGAGGCGACAAGGAAGTTCAAGTGATTGATAAGCGAGATGAGACAATCATTTGGCTATTTATAGAGTGCTGCGCCGACATTTTTGCTGGTTTGCCGATAGAAATTCGAGTTGCATCCATAAAAATGTCAACTACATCGATATATTCCGTTTTACGCCGGTGAAAATACTGTAACGCCGATATAAGCTCAGGTATGCTGTTTAATAACATAAATGAAATTAGAAAAAGGGAAAGTCAGGCGCTCGCCTGACTTTTTTGGTTATTAAGGCACCACAGTTGCAATGCTCACTGGTTCTATCTAATCATTTTTTCATAATTCATCTAAGAGAGATGCCAGTTTGTTAACAGAAAGTTTAATTTTGTCGAATAGAGTCCGCTCAAACCTCTGGCGGTATGTTACCATATGTAAAAAAGATAACGGTTACATAAGGGAGGGCGAGTAGTTTGAGGGTTTCGCTGCGTACAAAGATACTTGGGCTTGTGCTTTCCTTGCTGATTCTGGTCATCGGTATTCTGGCTGGGGTTTTCGCTTACATGGAAAAAGAAGAAGTGGAAGATCATATGGGGCAGCTGGCTCTCCAGGTTGCGAGTACGGTTTCTTTCATGCCTTCCATAAAACAGGCGTTCGAGACGGAGGATCCTTCTGAAATCATTCAGCCGATTGCGTTGAGTGTCCAGGAGGAATCGGGTGCGGAATTTGTCGTTGTCGGTAATGAGGAAAGCATTCGCTATGCCCACCCGGATGAATGGAAAATCGGAAAAAAGATGGTGGGTGGGGATAATGCGAGAGCGTTGAAAAATGGCGACTATTACATTTCACAAGCGGAAGGGACACTCGGCCCTTCATTACGTGGAAAAGCGCCTATCATCAATGACAGTGGTGAAATCATCGGCATCGTTTCTGTCGGCTTTTTAATCGAAGATATCCGCGCGATCATATGGGATAAGCTGGCGAATGTGTTTTGGATTTCTCTCTTAGTCCTCGTTATTGGTGTGATCGGCAGCTTTCTTTTGGCCCGTAGTATAAGAAAAGATACGTTGGGCCTTGAGCCATACGAAATCACTTCTTTTTATCAAACGCGCGAAGCTATTCTCTCCTCTGTAAAAGAAGGAATCATTTCCATAGATGGAGATGGACGAGTGACGATGATCAATCAGTCGGCAATGGATTTGCTGAATCTCAGGGAAAAGACAGAAGGACGACTGATCAAAGAAGTTTTCCCGAATACGCATATGCTCCAGGTGTTAGAAACGGGGGAATCGACTAAAGATGAAGAAATGATTTTGCAGGATAAAGTCGTCATCGTGAATCGGACACCGATCATCCATGAAGGAGCGGTGACAGGGGTGGTCTCCAGTTTTCGTGATAAGACCGAAGTGAGAGAAATGGTACAGGCTTTGTCTGAGGTGAAGCGTTACTCAGAAGGACTAAGAGCCCAAACTCATGAGTACACGAATAAGATGTATTTGCTATTGGGGATGCTGCAATTAGGCAATTACCAGGAAGCGATGAAGATGATCGAGGAAGAATTTTCGAGTACACAGAAGCATCAGCGAGTCATTTTTGACCGTATTCAGGATGAAACCTTGCAAGCGATTTTGACGGGGAAAATGAGCCGGGCGTCGGAACAGAAAATCGATTTCACCATTCAGGAAGATTCCGAATTACAACAAATCCCCGGGCATATCAATCATGCCGATTTGGTCACTGTCTTAGGGAATATCATCGATAATGCATTCGAAGCAGTCCGGACTCAAGCAGATAAACAGGTGGAATTTTTTGTTACAGATGTCGGTGAAGAGCTGGTTTTTGAAGTGACAGACAATGGTCCAGGGATTCCAGAGAGTAACTACTCGTACTTATTCATAAGAGGTTTTTCCACGAAACAGGGGGAAATGCGCGGCTATGGTTTGGCGAACGTCAAGGAAGTGGTCGATAAGCTGAAGGGGACGATGGAAATTACTGCGGCAGATGAGGGTGGAACCGTCTTTTCCATCTTCATCCCGAAGCATCGAGGGAGGCGAGTGTAATGAAAGTCATGATCAGTGAAGATGATTTTCGTGTAGCGGAAATGCACGCCCAGTTTTTAAGAATGATCGATGGAGTAGAGGTTGTTGGAAAAGCGCTCAATGCAGAGGATACGTTGGACATGCTTGTCGAACATCAGCCGGACTTGCTTTTGCTGGACGTCTATATGCCTGATCAGCTTGGAGTCGATATCCTGCACGAAGTCCGTGAAAAAACACCGCAAGTGGATGTGATCATGATTACGGCCGCAAAGGAAAAAGAGATAGTAGAAAAAGCCTTGAAATACGGTATCGTTGACTACATCATCAAACCGATCACACTGGAACGTTTCCAGCAGACGATCGAGGATTATCAAAAACGGAAAGTATTATTAGCAGAAGCAGAGACTTTCGACCAAACGATGGTGGATGAACTTATGAAAACCCCGCAAGAAGAGGCTGAATCATCCGCTCCCCCTGTACCTAAGGGCATCGATCCGCTGACATTGGAAAAAGTGGAATCGATGCTGAAGCAGGCGAAGGAGGAAGGTTTGACCGCAGAACAAGCCAGTCTTCAAATGGGGGCTTCTAAAACGACAGCACGTCGATACTTGGAATATTTGATCACTATTCGTAAAGGAAAAGCAGAAATGAACTATGGCCGTGTAGGGCGGCCGGAAAGAAAATACTATGTCCGCAATTGAACCAGCCGTCGATAGGGAAACAACTGAAAAGCCCTTTTCAATTTAGAGGAGCATCTTTTTGAGTTATGCATCAATTAAAAAAACCTTGTTGAACGATTTTTTCGTTCAACAAGGTTTTTTATGATTTCGATAAAACATTTCCATGTGCTTCTCTGGGAACTTCTCTTTCATGCCTTCATTCACAGTGTAAATGACCTGGCGTACGGATTTTGAGCAGTGGCACAGAACTTCTTCTGGAGAAGACGGAATATAGCGGTTTTCTTTTATAAATCAAATAAAATCACTCTTTTTCGATGGACCTCGTTGATTCCACGATGAGCGTTCGGTGGTGACGCCTGCGGGAACAGCGCGAGCCGAAGATCCACTTGGTCAAGTGGACTTCTTGACCAAGTTAGCTGAGGCCGTGCCCGCGGCAAGCACCCACCGATAAGCGATTCGTGAGAAGCAACAACAAACTTTTACCTTCAGTTATTTTCGAATCCGCCCGTGAATTTTATGTGGTTAATTACGTTTATTGCATTTAATATCGGTTATTTTGAAAACGGTTACATAATTGTCACAATATTATAAACTAGCATCAACACTTGATAGATTAGCAAAAAAGAGAGGGGCTTATTTGATGAAGCACTTATGGTTATTCGGTTCTATCTTATTGGTTTTGGTATTGGCTGCTTGTGGAGGTTCGTCGGAATCAAGCGGGGATGGAAATGGAGAAGGAGATGGCGAATGGACGCCTGAGAAGAACGTTGAGATTGTCGCTCCTGCTGGCGCTGGTGGCGGCTGGGATACGACAGCGAGATCTGTCGGTAAGATTCTGGAGGAAGAAGAAATTATGGAGCAAAGTGTTGGTGTCGTGAATAAAGAAGGTGGTGGCGGAGCCGTCGGCTGGTCTTACATCAATAGCACGAACAACCCGCATAACATTTTCGTTTCTTCGCCTCCGCTTATTTTTGTACCACTGAATGGGCAATCTGATTTGTCTCATGATGATTTCACACCACTTGCGAATATGATTGCTGACTATGGTGCGTTCGCAGTTGCCGAAGACGCAAAATGGGAGAACCTGAATGAATTGTTTGAAGACATGAAGAAAGATCCGTCCAGTGTCACGGTTGTCGGAACATCTTCTCCTGGTTCTATGGACCATATGCAGTTCGTTGCTATCGCTAAAGAAGCTGGTGTAGACATTCAGAAAATCAAATATGTATCGGCTCAAGATGGTGGAGGAATGACGCAGATCCTGAACGGAAGTGCTG
Coding sequences within:
- a CDS encoding response regulator — its product is MKVMISEDDFRVAEMHAQFLRMIDGVEVVGKALNAEDTLDMLVEHQPDLLLLDVYMPDQLGVDILHEVREKTPQVDVIMITAAKEKEIVEKALKYGIVDYIIKPITLERFQQTIEDYQKRKVLLAEAETFDQTMVDELMKTPQEEAESSAPPVPKGIDPLTLEKVESMLKQAKEEGLTAEQASLQMGASKTTARRYLEYLITIRKGKAEMNYGRVGRPERKYYVRN
- a CDS encoding ATP-binding protein encodes the protein MRVSLRTKILGLVLSLLILVIGILAGVFAYMEKEEVEDHMGQLALQVASTVSFMPSIKQAFETEDPSEIIQPIALSVQEESGAEFVVVGNEESIRYAHPDEWKIGKKMVGGDNARALKNGDYYISQAEGTLGPSLRGKAPIINDSGEIIGIVSVGFLIEDIRAIIWDKLANVFWISLLVLVIGVIGSFLLARSIRKDTLGLEPYEITSFYQTREAILSSVKEGIISIDGDGRVTMINQSAMDLLNLREKTEGRLIKEVFPNTHMLQVLETGESTKDEEMILQDKVVIVNRTPIIHEGAVTGVVSSFRDKTEVREMVQALSEVKRYSEGLRAQTHEYTNKMYLLLGMLQLGNYQEAMKMIEEEFSSTQKHQRVIFDRIQDETLQAILTGKMSRASEQKIDFTIQEDSELQQIPGHINHADLVTVLGNIIDNAFEAVRTQADKQVEFFVTDVGEELVFEVTDNGPGIPESNYSYLFIRGFSTKQGEMRGYGLANVKEVVDKLKGTMEITAADEGGTVFSIFIPKHRGRRV
- a CDS encoding tripartite tricarboxylate transporter substrate binding protein encodes the protein MKHLWLFGSILLVLVLAACGGSSESSGDGNGEGDGEWTPEKNVEIVAPAGAGGGWDTTARSVGKILEEEEIMEQSVGVVNKEGGGGAVGWSYINSTNNPHNIFVSSPPLIFVPLNGQSDLSHDDFTPLANMIADYGAFAVAEDAKWENLNELFEDMKKDPSSVTVVGTSSPGSMDHMQFVAIAKEAGVDIQKIKYVSAQDGGGMTQILNGSADVYSTGIAETVEQVKADKVRVLGITAEERLEGEVLSEFPTAKEQGIDATFVNWRGFFGPGDMTEGQVKYYEEKLKEVSDSEAFADIRKNYGWNEMYMDSEEYGKFLDEQKEELGTLMEELGLNQ
- a CDS encoding MIP/aquaporin family protein, whose translation is MSEFLAELIGTMILIIFGGGVVAGVVLKDSKAEGSGWVVITIAWGLAVTMGIYAIGGSTGAHINPAVTLGLASIGDFPWAKVPLYISAQMIGAFIGAGVVFLNYLPHWRKTKDQGAKKGVFCTDPAVRSPFSNLVTEMIGTFVLMMGILFIGANEFTEGLNPLIVGALIVAIGMSLGGTTGYAINPARDLAPRIAHAVLPIPGKGGSDWGYAWIPVVGPILGGVYGALFYQAVFTQEFSLAFWAFSAIVAVIFVGAANAELKKGRTIGNQVEEKVS
- the glpK gene encoding glycerol kinase GlpK, with the protein product MTKQYILSIDQGTTSSRAILFNKAGKIVETAQKEFEQFFPKPGWVEHDANEIWTSVLACIAEVLRKADVEPEQIAGIGITNQRETAVVWDKHTGKPIYHAVVWQSRQTEDICKELRAAGHNELFREKTGLLLDPYFSGTKVKWMLDNVEGAREKADNGDLLFGTIDTWLVHKLSGGKTHVTDYSNASRTLMYNIYDLEWDDELLDILGVPKSMLPEVKPSSEVYANTVDYHFFGHEVPIAGIAGDQQAALFGQACFEKGMAKNTYGTGCFMLMNTGEEGVASEHGLLTTLAWGIDGKVEYALEGSIFVAGSAIQWLRDGLKLIESAAESEDYATSIDSADGVYLVPAFVGLGTPYWDSEARGAVFGLTRGTSTAHFVRATLESLAYQTKDVLDAMIADSGIDLKALRVDGGAVKNNFLMQFQSDMLGVPVERPVVQETTALGAAFLAGLAVGYWKDKDEIKQQSENERTFTVEMNENEREDLYSGWQKAVEATRKFK